One Glycine soja cultivar W05 chromosome 2, ASM419377v2, whole genome shotgun sequence genomic region harbors:
- the LOC114397214 gene encoding probable serine/threonine-protein kinase WNK4 has product MGENCYVETDPTGRYGRFGDVLGKGAMKTVYKAIDEVLGIEVAWNQVRLNEALRTPDDLQRLYSEVHLLSTLKHQSIIRFYTSWIDIDNRAFNFITELFTSGSLREYRKNYKRVNIQAIKNWACQILQGLVYLHCHDPPVIHRDLKCDNIFVNGHLGQVKIGDLGLAAILRGSQLAHSVIGTPEFMAPELYEEEYNELADVYSFGMCVLEMLTSEYPYSECSNPAQIYKKVTSGKLPMAFFRIEDMEAQRFIGRCLVPAEKRPSAKELLLDPFLVSDDPSSTKKFAIQKPFLNVNEMEKLQLSDDLPRTGMKVIGKLNPEDDTIFLKVQISDKDGSARNVFFPFDILSDTPIDVATEMVKELEIADWEPFEIANMIDREISALLPHRRQSSCSDAFHTFNYLDDDCDDDEPHHHFRSFSSSSSFQESMSDLVSKAEEISSGYYWLHDDLHDDTSSRCSSQGTYSNLNYYSLDDHHQEYNVPSLRKDKLPITKSHNKGKKVSSGEDLSNFNQYKLMVGSQVPLTSKSKMMMNNHHRLTRNRSLIDIRSQLLHRSLVEEVNKRRLFKTVGAVENIGFQAPCDVSTKRSQHVCVAPNENSPRSGKGGKIKR; this is encoded by the exons ATGGGAGAAAATTGTTATGTGGAAACCGACCCAACTGGTCGGTATGGCAGG TTTGGAGATGTTCTTGGAAAAGGGGCAATGAAGACAGTGTACAAAGCAATCGATGAGGTGCTTGGAATTGAGGTAGCATGGAACCAGGTCAGACTCAACGAGGCGCTTCGCACGCCGGACGATTTGCAGCGGCTTTACTCAGAGGTTCATCTCCTCAGTACCCTCAAGCATCAGTCCATCATAAGATTCTACACTTCTTGGATTGATATTGATAACAGGGCCTTCAACTTTATCACAGAATTGTTCACATCTGGGTCACTGAGAGA ATACAGGAAGAATTATAAACGTGTCAACATACAAGCTATAAAGAATTGGGCTTGCCAAATCTTGCAAGGTCTTGTTTATCTACATTGCCATGATCCACCAGTGATCCATAGGGACCTCAAATGTGATAACATATTTGTCAATGGTCATCTTGGACAAGTAAAAATTGGTGATCTGGGACTGGCTGCAATTCTTCGCGGTTCCCAATTAGCACATAGTGTTATAG GCACTCCTGAGTTCATGGCACCAGAATTGTATGAGGAAGAATACAATGAACTTGCTGATGTATATTCATTTGGCATGTGTGTTCTGGAAATGCTCACATCTGAATATCCATATAGTGAATGTTCTAATCCAGCACAAATCTACAAGAAAGTGACATCG GGAAAACTACCAATGGCTTTTTTCCGGATTGAAGACATGGAAGCACAAAGATTTATTGGAAGATGCTTGGTACCTGCAGAAAAGAGACCATCAGCAAAAGAATTGTTGCTTGACCCTTTTCTTGTGTCTGATGATCCATCATCAACAAAGAAATTTGCAATTCAGAAACCATTTTTGAATGTCAATGAGATGGAGAAACTGCAATTAAGTGATGATCTTCCTAGGACTGGAATGAAAGTGATAGGGAAGCTGAACCCAGAAGATGACACTATCTTTCTCAAAGTGCAAATTTCTGATAAGGATG GTTCTGCTAGAAATGTATTTTTTCCCTTTGACATATTATCTGACACACCTATTGATGTTGCAACCGAGATGGTGAAAGAGTTGGAGATTGCAGATTGGGAGCCTTTTGAGATTGCAAATATGATTGACAGAGAGATATCTGCTCTGCTACCTCACAGAAGGCAAAGTAGTTGTTCAGATGCCTTCCACACATTCAATTATCTGGATGATGATTGTGATGATGATGAACCTCATCATCATTTCCGCTCGTTCTCTTCTAGTTCATCGTTCCAAGAATCAATGTCAGATTTAGTCAGCAAAGCTGAGGAAATATCAAGTGGATATTATTGGCTCCATG ATGATTTGCATGATGATACCAGTTCACGATGCTCTTCACAAGGGACATATTCCAACTTGAATTACTATTCTCTGGATGATCATCATCAAGAGTACAACGTGCCATCTTTGAGAAAAGATAAACTTCCCATCACAAAGAGTCACAACAAGGGCAAAAAGGTTTCCTCAGGCGAAGACTTGAGCAATTTCAACCAATATAAACTCATGGTAGGATCACAGGTTCCTCTCACTAGTAAAAGCAAGATGATGATGAACAATCATCATAGATTAACAAGGAACAGGTCATTGATTGATATAAGGAGCCAACTAT